The following are from one region of the Ignavibacteriales bacterium genome:
- a CDS encoding sulfatase-like hydrolase/transferase, with amino-acid sequence MKKKMSVKMSSAGFLKKTLRWVWPSLFVIVLSCIRKSVLALLPFEQMQEGLLLYAGYLLFMIPAGILLSRLKLFDDESKVALILICVTYIFFEYSAIFATWEQFAKRWVMLHLYNAQHTMFIVTMAFCTVGMMWVLGIMNQKAKNLKILLFTTFVLSVVPFIDVLQSPKYKFDSDLFDIHQSNTAVNQTAIPQRIFWIILDEYPSSLVLDEVWGYKDTTFRSGLESLGFTVYDSCISNYNYTPFSIAATTYGAMLPINGHQSLTVQQWFLLGQRIRQSPVLTFFREQGYETHILSFTGAAIKKLFYADRGEIVTYSGEIVSSSALGALLSQFGNQHATSLGFYNWEIVNRLYAFMNPNPKNDQRIFVYAHLIMPHGPYLPLEQKSSQNKEQYFELEDDQAFLSQVKYTDSTVLDLLHKGLDGLSPHQRSNTLVILQADHGPRYLQKGGTDLRRRSSFGILNAVLWPKYSKGKFYNGMSSVNTFRILFRDLWGIDLSMVKDSSANVCPLIKTED; translated from the coding sequence TTGAAAAAAAAGATGTCGGTAAAGATGAGTAGCGCCGGTTTCCTTAAAAAAACACTGCGTTGGGTATGGCCAAGTCTTTTCGTCATAGTCCTCTCTTGTATCCGAAAAAGTGTTCTTGCATTATTGCCCTTTGAACAGATGCAGGAAGGATTGCTTCTGTATGCCGGATACTTATTGTTCATGATCCCGGCAGGCATTCTTCTTTCAAGATTAAAATTGTTCGATGACGAATCAAAAGTAGCGTTGATACTCATCTGTGTTACCTATATCTTTTTCGAGTATTCGGCAATATTCGCAACATGGGAACAATTTGCTAAACGATGGGTGATGCTGCATCTGTATAACGCGCAGCATACAATGTTTATTGTAACAATGGCTTTTTGCACCGTTGGAATGATGTGGGTTCTGGGAATAATGAATCAGAAGGCAAAGAATCTCAAGATCCTGCTCTTTACGACGTTCGTTCTTTCCGTTGTTCCGTTTATCGATGTACTGCAATCGCCAAAGTATAAATTCGATTCTGATCTATTCGATATTCATCAATCAAATACTGCTGTGAACCAAACAGCAATTCCGCAACGAATATTTTGGATCATACTCGATGAATATCCAAGCTCATTAGTATTGGATGAAGTATGGGGATATAAAGATACGACATTCCGGAGCGGACTCGAATCACTTGGGTTTACCGTGTACGACTCATGTATCTCGAATTACAATTATACACCGTTTAGTATTGCAGCAACAACGTATGGTGCGATGCTGCCAATAAACGGGCACCAAAGTCTCACTGTCCAACAATGGTTCTTATTGGGACAAAGGATAAGACAATCGCCGGTCTTGACCTTCTTTCGAGAGCAAGGGTACGAAACTCATATTCTCTCATTTACGGGTGCTGCTATTAAAAAATTATTTTATGCGGATCGAGGAGAAATAGTTACATATAGCGGAGAAATTGTTAGTTCGAGTGCTCTGGGCGCATTGCTTTCCCAATTTGGCAATCAGCATGCCACGTCTCTAGGATTTTATAACTGGGAAATTGTTAACAGGCTGTATGCTTTTATGAACCCTAATCCAAAAAATGATCAGCGAATCTTTGTCTATGCTCATTTAATTATGCCTCATGGTCCATATCTGCCATTGGAACAAAAATCCTCCCAGAACAAAGAACAGTATTTCGAACTTGAAGATGATCAAGCCTTCTTGTCTCAAGTAAAATATACTGACAGCACCGTCCTCGATTTATTGCATAAGGGTCTCGATGGTTTGTCTCCTCATCAAAGGTCGAACACCCTGGTGATACTTCAAGCAGATCATGGGCCGAGATATTTGCAGAAGGGCGGAACAGATCTCCGACGGAGGTCGTCCTTCGGGATATTGAATGCCGTGCTTTGGCCCAAATATTCAAAGGGAAAGTTCTATAATGGCATGAGTTCTGTGAATACGTTCCGAATATTGTTTCGTGATTTGTGGGGGATCGATCTCAGCATGGTAAAAGATAGCTCTGCAAATGTATGTCCACTTATTAAAACAGAAGATTGA
- a CDS encoding PAS domain S-box protein yields the protein MSEASFLFSQYGRVVDLLPEMVLILDDENRILDANKTAADKLGVVVRPSHPKYIFDILPEDKRNSFRGLLPFADQLNLETQFRNRDGSIIDVTGTVRVLHSGQTKYWVLVMRDVTEEKRKELDLLRFSNVIHNTINPIQISDANGTMIYVNPAFEKVTGYNNTELIGKNPNILNSSKHSKEFWSGVWKHIISGKVWVGKIENRRKDGSPFFTELVISPIVDSQGKIVGYLGAHRDITEQIILEQQLVRSQRLESIGTLAAGIAHEVGNPLTAISSLVQVIQRTSTDEFAKEKLELINSQVNRITRIIRELVDFSRPSTHVVKPTNINRIVKEALNIVQYGKKVKDITFALDLDEHLPEIAAVPDQIVQVFINILMNAVDSLDERRGTITVHSRKNEHAVEVIVHDTGKGIESSALEKIFEPFYTTKTTGQGTGLGLWVSYGIVKSFGGDVFVESIPEKGSTFTVSFPWKGV from the coding sequence ATGTCTGAAGCGTCTTTTCTTTTCTCTCAATATGGGCGTGTTGTTGATTTGCTGCCCGAGATGGTGCTCATCCTGGATGATGAAAACAGGATTCTCGATGCCAACAAAACTGCCGCCGACAAACTAGGAGTGGTTGTTCGACCCTCGCATCCGAAATATATCTTCGATATACTCCCGGAAGATAAACGGAATAGTTTTAGAGGCCTGCTTCCGTTTGCCGACCAACTGAATTTGGAAACTCAATTTCGTAATCGTGACGGATCGATCATCGATGTCACGGGAACAGTCCGCGTGCTGCATTCGGGCCAAACGAAGTACTGGGTTCTAGTGATGCGCGATGTAACAGAAGAAAAGCGGAAAGAACTTGATTTGCTGCGTTTCTCTAACGTCATCCACAATACCATTAACCCCATTCAGATTAGCGATGCAAATGGAACAATGATTTATGTCAATCCAGCTTTTGAAAAAGTGACTGGTTATAACAATACAGAATTGATTGGGAAGAACCCAAATATTTTAAACAGCAGTAAGCACAGCAAAGAATTTTGGTCTGGAGTGTGGAAGCACATTATTTCTGGTAAAGTCTGGGTAGGGAAGATCGAAAACCGACGGAAAGATGGGAGTCCGTTTTTCACAGAGCTTGTCATTTCGCCGATCGTCGATTCCCAGGGCAAGATCGTGGGATATCTTGGCGCGCATCGTGACATCACGGAACAAATTATTTTGGAGCAACAGCTTGTCCGTTCACAGCGCTTGGAAAGTATCGGTACACTCGCAGCAGGTATTGCGCACGAAGTCGGCAACCCGCTCACTGCTATTTCATCACTCGTGCAAGTTATTCAACGTACGAGCACGGATGAATTTGCCAAAGAGAAATTAGAGCTCATCAACAGTCAAGTGAACCGTATTACCCGCATCATACGCGAACTAGTGGATTTCTCGCGTCCCTCTACACACGTGGTGAAGCCGACGAATATCAATCGAATTGTTAAAGAAGCGCTGAATATCGTTCAGTACGGAAAAAAAGTAAAGGATATTACCTTCGCACTCGATTTGGATGAACACCTTCCGGAGATTGCCGCAGTGCCAGATCAAATCGTTCAGGTCTTTATCAACATTTTAATGAACGCCGTGGATTCGTTGGATGAACGCCGCGGTACGATCACTGTACATAGCCGTAAAAATGAACATGCGGTTGAAGTGATCGTGCATGACACAGGAAAAGGAATTGAATCTTCAGCATTGGAAAAAATCTTCGAACCGTTTTACACAACAAAAACTACCGGCCAAGGCACAGGGCTGGGGTTGTGGGTGAGTTATGGTATCGTTAAAAGTTTTGGCGGCGATGTGTTTGTTGAAAGTATTCCCGAAAAGGGGAGCACCTTCACCGTCTCGTTTCCTTGGAAAGGTGTCTAA
- a CDS encoding sigma-54 dependent transcriptional regulator: MAQRILVVDDEQIIRESLSFILKKEGYNVEEAVNGKDALTKHEANPFDIIITDIEMPEMKGVDLLKQIRQRTPQTLVVIITAFGSVETAVLALREGAADYILKPINFDDLLYRVKKLCDYHALTIENSLLRQELQRTYDFDQIIGQSTPMKKIFEVIKRVAHSEGTVLITGKSGTGKEIVARAIHYNSPRREKRFLPINCGAIVDTLFESELFGHKKGSFTGATVDKEGLLKVAEGGTVFLDEVSEIPIQLQVKLLRALEQREITPVGMTEPIKIDVRIIAATNRDLRKEVENGKFRDDLYYRLNVVEIDLPSLKERPDDVPILAQHFLDAFKKQMSKPIQGFANEAMRALLQYQWKGEVRELENVVERAVIFCDEDFVRLEHLPEYMRPAEDIPSVSTGHGTLKDAVRSFERQFIQQTLSACGQNKETAAKVLGVSLSSLYRKIEELQIPSH, translated from the coding sequence ATGGCGCAACGCATATTAGTGGTTGATGACGAACAAATTATCCGTGAATCCCTCTCCTTCATCTTAAAGAAAGAAGGATATAACGTTGAAGAAGCAGTCAACGGTAAAGACGCACTCACAAAGCACGAAGCAAATCCATTCGATATCATTATTACTGATATTGAAATGCCTGAAATGAAAGGAGTGGATTTGCTGAAACAAATTCGCCAGCGGACGCCGCAGACATTGGTTGTGATTATTACGGCATTTGGATCTGTCGAAACGGCGGTGCTGGCACTGCGCGAAGGTGCCGCGGATTATATTTTGAAGCCGATTAACTTTGATGATCTGCTCTACCGTGTGAAGAAGCTTTGCGATTACCATGCGCTGACTATTGAAAACTCCCTCCTACGCCAAGAACTTCAGCGTACCTATGATTTCGATCAAATTATAGGGCAAAGTACGCCGATGAAAAAAATCTTTGAAGTAATTAAACGAGTTGCGCACAGTGAAGGTACTGTGTTGATCACCGGTAAAAGCGGTACAGGAAAAGAAATTGTTGCACGCGCAATTCACTACAATAGTCCGCGTCGTGAAAAAAGGTTTCTGCCTATCAATTGCGGAGCCATTGTTGACACACTGTTTGAAAGCGAACTCTTCGGACACAAAAAAGGATCATTCACAGGTGCAACAGTAGACAAAGAGGGATTGTTAAAAGTTGCGGAAGGCGGTACCGTCTTTCTTGATGAAGTAAGTGAAATTCCAATTCAACTTCAGGTGAAATTATTACGTGCGCTTGAGCAAAGAGAAATTACACCTGTTGGTATGACGGAACCGATCAAAATCGATGTTCGCATTATTGCTGCGACGAACCGGGACCTGCGCAAAGAGGTGGAGAATGGTAAATTCCGCGACGATCTTTATTATCGTCTCAATGTTGTTGAAATCGATTTGCCTTCACTCAAGGAACGTCCTGATGATGTTCCAATTCTCGCGCAGCATTTTCTTGATGCATTCAAGAAACAAATGAGCAAACCAATTCAGGGATTCGCCAACGAAGCGATGCGTGCCTTGCTCCAATACCAATGGAAAGGCGAAGTACGCGAATTGGAAAATGTCGTCGAGCGCGCCGTCATCTTTTGCGATGAAGACTTCGTCAGACTTGAACATCTTCCGGAATATATGCGACCTGCAGAAGACATTCCGTCTGTTTCTACCGGTCATGGGACACTTAAGGATGCTGTGAGAAGTTTTGAAAGGCAGTTCATTCAACAAACGCTTTCGGCTTGCGGGCAGAACAAGGAAACAGCCGCTAAAGTTCTGGGTGTGAGTCTTTCTTCGCTCTATCGCAAAATAGAAGAGCTGCAAATACCGTCGCACTGA
- a CDS encoding 4Fe-4S dicluster domain-containing protein gives MKTFILERSELDRLVETLKRRGYKVIGPTVHDSAIIYDELTHPNDLPIGWTDEQTNGMYRLKKRDDAAVFGWTVGPQSWKKFLFPPIQKIFATHKSNKGLDLPNSKKQPSQEPAPTKYAFFGVRPCDLSAITLQDKVFLSGPFIDPVYERKRAGNFIVSVNCGQAGGTCFCASMGTGPKAAAGFDLALTEILNDKRHYFIVEVGTELGADVLKSVKYIKATDENITTVNEVSEKTSKQMGRQLDTVDLKNILYQNSEHPRWERTAARCLTCANCTMVCPTCFCATVEDVTDLAGKQADRMRKWDSCFTLDFSYIHGGSVRASAKARYRQWMTHKLASWVDQFGTFGCVGCGRCITWCPVGIDITEEARAIRENQT, from the coding sequence TTGAAGACTTTTATTCTTGAACGCAGCGAACTTGACCGCCTGGTCGAAACTCTCAAACGCCGTGGCTATAAGGTCATCGGGCCCACCGTGCACGACAGTGCAATCATTTACGACGAGTTGACACATCCTAACGATCTTCCTATCGGCTGGACGGATGAACAAACAAACGGCATGTATCGATTGAAGAAACGGGATGATGCCGCAGTGTTTGGCTGGACGGTTGGTCCGCAGTCATGGAAGAAATTTCTTTTCCCGCCAATTCAAAAAATCTTTGCAACCCACAAAAGTAATAAAGGACTTGATCTTCCCAACTCGAAAAAACAACCATCGCAAGAACCGGCGCCGACAAAATACGCTTTTTTTGGTGTTCGCCCCTGCGATTTAAGCGCCATTACTCTTCAAGATAAAGTATTCCTCAGCGGACCTTTTATCGATCCTGTCTATGAGCGAAAACGGGCCGGTAATTTTATTGTATCAGTAAATTGCGGACAAGCAGGAGGAACATGTTTCTGTGCGTCGATGGGCACGGGACCTAAAGCCGCAGCCGGATTTGATCTTGCATTGACTGAAATCCTAAACGACAAGCGTCATTACTTTATCGTGGAAGTAGGTACAGAGCTGGGTGCAGATGTTCTCAAGAGCGTGAAGTATATAAAAGCAACCGATGAAAATATTACGACGGTCAACGAAGTCAGCGAAAAGACCTCAAAACAAATGGGACGGCAGCTTGACACAGTCGATCTGAAAAATATTCTTTATCAAAATTCCGAACACCCACGCTGGGAACGAACCGCTGCGCGGTGCCTTACGTGCGCCAACTGTACCATGGTTTGTCCAACCTGTTTCTGCGCCACGGTGGAAGATGTGACGGATCTTGCAGGCAAGCAAGCAGATCGTATGCGAAAATGGGATTCTTGCTTCACGCTCGACTTTTCATACATTCACGGTGGAAGCGTGCGCGCTTCTGCAAAAGCACGCTACCGGCAATGGATGACGCATAAACTGGCATCATGGGTGGATCAGTTCGGTACATTTGGCTGCGTTGGGTGCGGACGCTGTATTACATGGTGTCCAGTTGGCATCGATATCACTGAGGAAGCACGCGCCATTCGTGAAAATCAAACTTGA
- a CDS encoding cyclic nucleotide-binding domain-containing protein, with the protein MEDLKNILAEHPFFKGLNEEYFALIVGCASNMRVDAGKMIHREGEEANHFYLIRSGKVTLQIMTPNKGPVIIETLEEGDILGWSWLVPPYTWHFDARALALTRMIALDGKCLRNKCEDDHHLGYELLKRFADIMMKQLESTRLQLLDVYGDRS; encoded by the coding sequence ATGGAAGACCTAAAGAATATTCTTGCAGAACATCCGTTCTTCAAAGGACTCAATGAAGAATATTTCGCGCTCATCGTTGGCTGCGCATCCAATATGCGCGTCGATGCCGGCAAGATGATTCACCGCGAAGGTGAAGAAGCGAATCACTTCTATCTTATCCGATCGGGAAAAGTCACGCTCCAAATTATGACGCCAAATAAAGGTCCGGTTATCATCGAGACATTAGAAGAAGGCGACATTCTTGGCTGGTCGTGGCTTGTACCGCCTTATACCTGGCACTTTGATGCGAGAGCGTTGGCTCTTACACGCATGATTGCCCTCGATGGAAAATGTTTACGCAACAAGTGCGAGGACGATCATCACCTTGGGTACGAATTGCTCAAACGCTTCGCTGATATTATGATGAAACAACTTGAATCCACACGCTTACAACTTCTGGACGTTTATGGCGACCGATCCTGA